A window of the Molothrus ater isolate BHLD 08-10-18 breed brown headed cowbird chromosome 16, BPBGC_Mater_1.1, whole genome shotgun sequence genome harbors these coding sequences:
- the AQP8 gene encoding aquaporin-8, producing MDTEAKPSAPRPPRYERHVQPCLAELLGTALFIFTGCLALLDEPGGTGRLQSALAHGLALAATVAVLGDISGGHFNPAVSLAVWLLGGLHVTLLIPYWLCQLCGGVIGAGLAKAVAPSERFGNASGGALGGPTAREQLPAVLGAEIVLSSFLLLVVCMGAINGRTSTPLAPLCTGLTVTAGILAGGGVSGACMNPARAFGPALVANCWNYHWVYWVGPMLAALLVGGLVRFLLGDQATRLLLK from the exons atggaCACCGAGGCCAAGCCCTCTGCCCCACGGCCGCCCCGCTACGAGCGCCAcgtgcagccctgcctggccgagctgctgggcactgccctctTCATCTTCACgggctgcctggcactgctggatgaGCCAGGGGGCACGGGCCGGCTGCAGTCCGCCCTGGCACAcgggctggccctggctgccactgtggctgtgctgggggacatCAG CGGCGGCCACTTCAACCCCGCCGTGTCCCTGGCCGTGTGGCTGCTCGGGGGGCTGCACGTCACCCTGCTCATCCCCtactggctgtgccagctctgcgGAGGGGTCATCGGAGCTGGCCTGGCAAAG GCGGTGGCACCGAGCGAGCGCTTCGGCAACGCCAGCGGCGGAGCCCTGGGCGGCCCCACGGCCCGAGAGCAGCTCCCGGCTGTCCTGGGGGCTGAGATCgtgctcagctccttcctgctcctggtGGTCTGCATGGGAGCCATCAACGGCCGGACCAGCACCCCGCTGGCCCCGCTCTGCACCGGCCTCACCGTCACCGCCGGCATCCTGGCGGG GGGCGGCGTGTCCGGAGCCTGCATGAACCCAGCCCGAGCCTTCGGGCCAGCTCTGGTGGCGAACTGCTGGAACTACCACTGGGTCTACTGGGTAGGGCCCATGCTGGCCGCGCTCCTGGTCGGGGGGCTGGTGAG gTTCCTGCTGGGTGACCAGGCCACCCGCCTGCTCCTGAAGTGA